A DNA window from Candidatus Binatia bacterium contains the following coding sequences:
- a CDS encoding cupin domain-containing protein, which produces MEFISLNRKMIEAKEENKRKLNLFGTENFRSWILYFTPGDGTDMHYHASPETFLVLEGKASVKGIKGEEKVIGKNEVVFFAAKDYYQITNVGDTPLVLFGNRSEAFGGPHVTYSEDRA; this is translated from the coding sequence ATGGAATTCATCAGCCTGAACCGCAAAATGATCGAAGCGAAGGAGGAGAACAAGCGCAAGCTCAATCTCTTCGGGACGGAAAATTTTCGCTCGTGGATTCTTTACTTCACGCCCGGAGACGGCACGGACATGCACTACCATGCTTCGCCGGAGACGTTTCTCGTGCTCGAAGGCAAAGCATCCGTCAAAGGCATCAAGGGCGAAGAAAAAGTCATCGGGAAGAACGAGGTCGTCTTCTTTGCCGCGAAAGATTACTACCAGATCACCAACGTGGGCGACACGCCGCTGGTTCTTTTCGGCAACCGCTCCGAGGCGTTCGGCGGGCCGCACGTGACCTATAGTGAAGACCGGGCGTGA